A genomic region of Eucalyptus grandis isolate ANBG69807.140 chromosome 5, ASM1654582v1, whole genome shotgun sequence contains the following coding sequences:
- the LOC104447533 gene encoding LOW QUALITY PROTEIN: glucan endo-1,3-beta-glucosidase 1-like (The sequence of the model RefSeq protein was modified relative to this genomic sequence to represent the inferred CDS: substituted 2 bases at 2 genomic stop codons) produces the protein MLSLGFGLSLSLSLCDAWDAGTTAPNFLLLISNLNYEPTKKERKGTSVLIPLLYLQIQVQKIAHVRLYDANPDILTALARSKIRVIISVPNNQILAIGSSNATAVAWISRNVLAYYPKTLITGIAVGDEVLTTVPSYAPILVPAIEFLYSALVAANLHNEIKISTPHAASLILDTFPPSQAFFNQSLSSVIVPLLRFLSRTGSPLMMNLHPYYVFMENKGVVPLENSLFRPIAPSKEMVDPNPLLHYTNVLDAMIDAAYFSMKNFNITDVKVLVTETGXPLKGDXKEPYATIDYADTYNSNLIKHVLDKSGTPLHPELTSNVYIFELFNEDLRSPPVSEASWGLFNGDLTPAYLLHVSDTGGFLANDTTNQTYCIAMGGVDSRTLQAALDWACGPGQANCTEIQPGESCFKPNNVKSHASYAFDSYYQKEGKVAGSCDFKGAAMITTTDPSHGDCIFPGSKESNNTGQANSTDSSCAANKLGLITSRSGGIGALVRAFQLLLATRFSLFFSIPMLMPR, from the exons ATGTTGAGTCTTGGattcggtctctctctctctctctctctctgtgatgcCTGGGACGCCGGCACAACCGCCCCcaacttcctcctcctcatctcgAATTTAAATTATGaacccacaaaaaaagaaagaaaaggaacctCAGTACTAATCCCCTTGCTTTATTTGCAAATTCAAGTGCAGAAGATCGCCCACGTGCGTCTCTACGATGCGAACCCGGACATTCTCACAGCTCTGGCTCGCAGTAAAATTCGGGTAATCATCAGTGTTCCCAACAACCAGATTCTTGCAATCGGGTCGTCGAATGCCACGGCTGTAGCTTGGATTAGCCGAAACGTTCTTGCTTACTACCCGAAAACCCTAATAACAGGCATTGCAGTTGGGGATGAGGTCTTGACCACAGTACCCTCTTATGCTCCCATTCTTGTGCCTGCAATTGAATTCCTTTACAGCGCTTTGGTAGCTGCAAATTTGCATAATGAAATTAAGATTTCGACCCCACATGCCGCGTCTCTGATTCTTGACACGTTCCCGccttctcaagctttctttaacCAGAGCCTTAGTTCAGTGATAGTCCCTTTGTTGCGGTTCTTGTCTAGGACTGGCTCGCCATTGATGATGAATTTGCACCCTTACTATGTGTTCATGGAGAATAAAGGTGTAGTTCCTCTTGAAAATTCGCTCTTCAGGCCAATAGCTCCATCCAAAGAAATGGTTGATCCCAATCCTTTGCTTCATTATACTAATGTGCTCGATGCGATGATTGACGCTGCCTATTTTTCGATGAAGAATTTTAACATTACGGATGTCAAAGTTCTCGTGACTGAGACAGGATAGCCTTTGAAGGGTGATTAAAAGGAGCCCTATGCAACCATTGATTATGCTGATACTTacaattcaaatttgattaaacATGTACTTGATAAAAGTGGTACTCCTCTGCATCCAGAGCTCACGTCCAATGTGTACATATTTGAGTTGTTCAATGAGGATCTTAGATCACCTCCAGTATCTGAAGCCAGTTGGGGGTTGTTTAATGGGGACTTGACACCGGCTTACTTGCTGCACGTATCAGACACCGGTGGCTTTTTGGCCAATGATACAACCAACCAGACATACTGTATTGCAATGGGCGGTGTAGATTCAAGGACATTACAAGCAGCACTGGATTGGGCATGTGGTCCTGGGCAGGCAAATTGCACAGAGATTCAGCCAGGAGAGAGTTGTTTTAAGCCAAACAATGTGAAAAGCCATGCTTCGTATGCATTTGATAGTTATTACCAGAAGGAAGGGAAAGTTGCTGGGTCTTGTGATTTCAAGGGTGCTGCTATGATCACCACTACTGACCCCA GTCATGGAGACTGTATCTTTCCAGGAAG CAAGGAAAGCAACAACACAGGTCAGGCAAATTCCACCGACTCAAGTTGTGCAGCCAACAAATTAGGGCTCATCACCTCAAGAAGTGGAGGGATAGGTGCATTGGTGAGAGCATTTCAACTTCTTCTAGCCACAcgtttctcccttttcttttcgattCCCATGTTGATGCCACGCTAA
- the LOC104447531 gene encoding arogenate dehydratase/prephenate dehydratase 1, chloroplastic-like — protein sequence MFKYSTQVFFFQAVELWLVDKVVLPIENSVGGSIHHNYDLLLRHRLHIVEEVQLQVHHCLLGLPGTRNEDIKRVLSHPQALAQCEMTLMELGVVRIDTEDTAGAAQIVASKGVREAGAVASSREAEIYGLDILAEKIQDDDDNITRFLILAREPIIPGTDRPFKTSIVFTLKEGPGVLFKALAVFALRDINLTKVSFTVVDFGL from the exons ATGTTTAAGTACTCTACTCAAGTGTTTTTCTTTCAAGCAGTTGAATTGTGGCTAGTTGACAAGGTAGTCTTACCTATCGAGAACTCTGTAGGTGGAAGCATCCACCATAACTATGACTTGCTTCTTCGTCATAGATTGCATATAGTGGAGGAGGTGCAATTACAAGTTCATCACTGTTTACTGGGTTTGCCTGGCACAAGAAATGAGGATATTAAACGGGTTTTGAGCCACCCACAG GCTCTGGCTCAATGTGAGATGACACTAATGGAGTTAGGTGTCGTCAGAATAGATACTGAAGACACTGCGGGGGCGGCTCAG ATTGTCGCCTCAAAAGGTGTAAGAGAAGCTGGAGCTGTTGCAAGTTCAAGAGAAGCAGAGATTTATGGACTCGACATTCTCGCCGAAAAAATCCAG gatgatgatgataacatTACCCGTTTCCTTATACTTGCTAGAGAGCCTATCATCCCAGGAACTGACAGACCCTTTAAG ACAAGCATTGTTTTCACTCTCAAAGAAGGTCCTGGTGTACTATTTAAAGCCCTTGCAGTTTTTGCTCTTAGGGACATTAATTTGACAAAGGTAAGTTTTACTGTGGTTGATTTTGGCCTTTGA
- the LOC104447530 gene encoding inositol transporter 4-like, translated as MANLAALISRAMLPSPSDPSSRRHRTYNSPPSLSITFSLLLYFFVTVQPHIEYINLNTSFPLVEGVISGALLYIREDFEVVNKKTWLQETIVSMAVAGAIVGAAVGGWINDRFGRKISILLADALFFIGAIVMATSVAPWMLIIGRILVGLGVGMASMTAPLYISEASPARIRGALVSTNGFLITGGQFLSYLINLAFTRVPGTWRWMLGVAGLPALVQFILMLFLPESPRWLYRKNKIDEARSILAKIYPANEVEDEMNALQESVEAEKADESIVGESMIAKVKGAWSNPVVRRGLYAGITVQVAQQFVGINTVMYYSPTIVQFAGFASNKTALALSLITSGLNVVGSIVSMAFVDRYGRRRLMIVSMFGIISCLVVLSVLFWQASLHAPAVSNLGSNHFGGNTTCPAYLSAPDAASWNCMSCLHAKCAFCADGTNEYQPGACLISDKGIRGMCRGERRIWFENGCPSKFGIFAVLLLGLYIISYAPGMGTVPWIVNSEIYPLRYRGTGGGIAAVANWCSNLVVSETFLTLTEVLGSAGTFLLFAGFSFLGLVAIYFLVPETKGLHIEEIEKLLQEGYKPKAFKKRKSKVEGSS; from the exons ATGGCCAATCTCGCAGCTCTCATTAGCCGTGCCATGTTGCCATCGCCTTCCGACCCTTCATCTCGCCGCCATCGAACCTACaactctcctccttctctctcgatTACGTTCTCTctgcttctctatttctttgtcACCGTGCAGCCTCATATCGAG TACATAAACCTGAATACCTCATTTCCTCTGGTTGAAGGTGTCATTTCTGGGGCGTTGCTCTATATTCGGGAGGACTTCGAAGTCGTCAACAAGAAAACATGGTTACAG GAAACTATCGTGAGTATGGCTGTTGCTGGAGCTATCGTTGGGGCTGCTGTTGGTGGGTGGATCAACGATAGATTCGGGAGGAAGATATCGATACTTCTGGCCGACgcccttttttttattggtgCGATTGTGATGGCCACCTCTGTAGCTCCATGGATGCTCATCATCGGAAGAATACTCGTAGGTTTAGGCGTTGGAATGGCTTCTATGACCGCGCCTCTCTACATTTCCGAAGCTTCTCCTGCCAGGATACGGGGTGCGCTAGTTAGCACAAATGGTTTCCTCATTACCGGAGGGCAATTCTTGTCTTATCTCATCAATCTGGCCTTCACTCGT GTACCTGGGACTTGGCGTTGGATGCTCGGGGTAGCTGGACTACCCGCCCTCGTTCAATTCATCCTCATGTTATTTCTACCAGAGTCTCCAAGGTGGCTCTACAGAAAG AACAAGATCGATGAAGCTAGGAGTATTTTGGCCAAGATTTATCCTGCCAATGAGGTGGAGGACGAAATGAATGCCCTGCAAGAATCTGTTGAAGCTGAAAAAGCCGATGAGAGCATCGTGGGAGAGAGTATGATTGCCAAAGTGAAGGGTGCTTGGAGTAACCCGGTAGTTCGAAGAGGATTATACGCTGGAATTACGGTTCAAGTGGCTCAGCAGTTTGTGGGAATTAACACAGTCATGTATTACAGTCCGACGATAGTTCAGTTTGCTGGGTTTGCTTCGAACAAGACCGCTTTGGCTCTCTCCCTCATAACTTCCGGCCTCAATGTGGTTGGTTCTATTGTGAGCATGGCATTTGTCGATAGATATGGACGGAGAAGGTTGATGATCGTTTCCATGTTTGGCATTATCTCTTGCCTGGTTGTGTTATCCGTCTTATTCTGGCAAGCGTCTCTACACGCCCCTGCCGTTAGTAATTTGGGATCTAACCACTTTGGTGGAAACACTACATGTCCCGCTTATTTGTCGGCTCCAGATGCAGCCTCATGGAACTGCATGTCTTGCTTACACGCTAAATGTGCATTTTGTGCCGATGGTACAAATGAG TATCAACCTGGAGCATGCCTGATTTCTGACAAAGGAATAAGGGGCATGTGCCGAGGCGAGCGACGGATATGGTTCGAGAATGGCTGTCCAAGCAAGTTCGGAATATTCGCCGTCCTTCTCCTTGGGCTGTACATAATATCTTACGCACCTGGGATGGGAACCGTGCCATGGATCGTGAATTCAGAGATTTACCCACTGAGGTATCGAGGCACCGGAGGAGGGATTGCAGCGGTCGCCAATTGGTGCTCGAATTTAGTTGTGAGTGAGACGTTCTTGACCTTGACAGAGGTTCTTGGCTCGGCCGGCACCTTCCTCCTTTTCGCCGGGTTTTCCTTTCTCGGGCTCGTCGCCATTTACTTCTTGGTGCCGGAAACCAAGGGGTTACATATTGAGGAAATTGAGAAGCTGTTGCAAGAGGGATACAAGCCTAAGGCtttcaaaaagaggaaatcCAAAGTTGAAGGGTCTTCTTGA